One Labilithrix sp. genomic window, CTCCCACGACGCGCGCAGCATGTCGGGGTGCCGGAGCTCGTGGATCATCACGTAGCGCCGGAGCCACTCGATCTCGTCCGCGACGCGGTGGGTCGCGCGGCAGCGCACGGCGTCGCGGAACAGATCGCCGAGCGCGGCGAGGAGCTCGCGCGCCTGCGCCGGCTCCTCCTCGAGCATGCCCGCGACCGCGTTCAGCGAGTTCAAGACGAAGTGCGGCTCGAGGTGGGCGCGGACGCGGAGGAGGTCCGCGTCGCGCTGGACCAGCTCGAGCTCGCGGAGGCGCTCCTGATGCGCGCGCGCGAAGACGGGCAGGAAGACCACCGCCGCGAGGAGGAGACAGATCCCGATCCCGTCCGCGAGCGACGTCGCGAGCGCGGTGCCGAGCGTCGCGGTCTGCTCCAGCATCAAGATGCACGAGAGCGACGGGTCCGCCTTCGTGATGAGCATGTCGACGACGTACGCGAGCGCGACGACGGGGATGGTGGAGAGGACCGAGACCGACGCCGCGAAGACGAAGGAGCACCGGCGCGCGCTGAGGACGCGGTACACGTTCGCGATCGCGGCGAGGGCGAGGACGAACAGGATGAACGACCACGCCGCCCCGTACGCGACGACGCGGGTCGCGACGTTGAACCCGGTGAGCCAGCGCACGAGCCCGGGCAGGAGCCACACGAGGTAGCTGACGACGAACGCCTGCGGGAGGTTCAGGCGCACGCGGGGCGCGGCGAGGCTCATGCCGGCACCGCCGCTCCCGCGCGCAGCGCGCGCCGCCGCGTGCGCCACGTCGCGACGTCGTCGAGCCAGGTGTAGAGGATCGGCGTGACGAGGAGCGTGAGCGCGAGCGAGAGCGTCTGCCCGCCGAGGACGCCGACCGAGATCGCGCGGTTCGTCGCCGCGCCGGGACCGGACGACACGATGAGCGGCAGCATGCCGGCGACGAACGCGAGCGTCGTCATCAGGATCGGACGGAGGCGATCGAGGCACGCGCGGAGGACCGCCTCGCCGCGGGGGATCCCCTCGCCGCGGAGCTGGATGATGCGGTCGACCTGGAGGATCGAGTTCTTCTTCACGACGCCGAAGAGGACGAGGAACCCGAGCGCCGAGAACAGGTTCAGGCTCTGCCCGCCGACGAAGAGCGCGAAGACGCCGAACGGCATCGTGAGCGGGAGCGACGAGAGGATCGTCACCGGGTGGACCCAGCTCTCGAACTGCGCCGCGAGGACGAGGTACATGAACGCGAACGAGAGGACGATCGCGACGAGGAAGGCGTTGAACGCCTTCTCCATCTCCTTCGCGTTGCCGATCACCTCGCCGCGGTAGCGGCCGGTCGGCTCGATCTCCTTCATCTTCTGCTCGAGCGCGGCGATGACGTCGGTGTCGGAGGTGCCGGAGCGCGTGTTCATGAAGAGGGTCACCTGCCGCTGCCGGCCCACGCGACGGATCATCCCGGGGCCCTCGGCGATCGTGGTGGTAGCGATGTCCGAGAGCGGGATCAACGCGCCCGAGCGCCCCCGCACCGTGAGCGCGCGGACGAGCTCGTCGTTCCCCATCGAATCCGACTCCACCCGGAGGCGCAGCTTGAGCGAGACGTCGGCGCGGCTGTTCGTGTCGCGCACGTTGCCGACGTCGACGCCGCGCCGCTCGATGAGCGCGAGCGCCTCGCCGACGTCGGCCTGCGCGACGCCGAGCCGGCTCGCGACCGCGCGGTCGACGCTCACGGTGAGCTCCGGCTTCTTGCCCGAGGTCGTGAGACCGTGGTCGACCGTGCCCGGGATCTTCTTCGCCTCCTCGAGGAGCTTCGCCGTGATGCGACCGAGCTCGTCGAGCTCCGAGCCGCGGACGACGAACTGGATCGAGGCGCCGTCCGGACCGGGGAAGTTCAGGTCGTCGGTGGGGCCGAACATGAGGAGGTAGGGCAGCTTCCCGTCGCCGAGGAGCTCGCTGCGGGCGCGCTGCATCGTCGCCTCCTGCACGCCCAACCGCGCGAGGTGCGAGACGATGGTGGCCTCGCGCGTGCTCAGCGTCGTCATCACCGTGTCCTTCACGTCGGGCAGCGCGCGGAGCTTCGTCGCGAGCTCCTCCGCCACCTGCGCGGTCGCCTCGATCGACGCGTTCTCCGGGAGGCGCACGTAGGTCGTGAAGCGGCCGGAGTCCTCGGTCGGCACGAAGGTCGCGGGGACCATGCCGCCGAGCGGGACGATCGACACGAGCGCGAGGACGATCGCGATCGCGGCGACCCAGCGCCGCCGGAGCAGCCACCCGAGCGCGCCGCCGTAGATCCGATCGAGCAGGCGATCGTGCGCGACGTAGTGCTGCCGCTCGGCGGCGGAGGCGTGCGGCTTCAGCCAGCGGGCAGAGAGCATCGGCGTCAGCGTGAACGCGATCGCCATCGAGAGGAGGATCGACGCCGACATCGTGAGCCCGAACGGCGCGAGGTAGCGGCCGACGATGCCCTCCATCGTCGCGACGGGGAGGAACACCGCGACGAGCGAGAGCGTCGTCGCGAGGACGGCGAGCGCGATCTCGCGCGTCGCGCGGAGCGCGGCCTCGCTCGGCGGCATCCCGGGATTGGCGTCGAGGACGCGGCTCACGTTCTCGACCACGACGATCGCGTCGTCGATGACGATGCCGACCGCGAGCGTGAGCCCGAGGAGCGAGAGCAGGTTCAGCGTGATGCCGAACGCCTGCGCGAGCATGAACGTGCCGACGATCGAGGCCGGGATCGCGAGGCCGGCGATGAGGGTCGCGCGCCAGCTCCGGAGGAAGAGGAGCACGACGACGGCGGCGAGGACGGCGCCGAGGACGAGGTGCTCGGTGACGGCGCGGAGCGACGCGCGCACGTCCTCGCTGTTGTCCTGCACGACGACCGCCTCGACGCCGTCGGGCAAGAAGCCGCTCGCGACGGTGAGCCGGTCCTTCACCTCGTCGACGACGCCGACCGTGTTCGCGCCCGGCTGCTTCGCGACCGCGACGATGACGGTGGGCTTGCCGCCGCGCGTCGCGACCGAGTCGGGCGGGAGGGGTCCGTCCTCGACCCGGCCGACGTCCTCGATCCGCACCGCGAGGTCGCCCCGCCGCGCGACGACGACCTGTCCGAGCTCGGCCGCGGTCCGCGCCTTGCCGGCGAGGCGGACGCCGAGGAGCGAGTCGCCGTCGGCGAGGTTGCCGCCCGGCGCCTCGAGGTTCTCGCGCGCGAGCGCCTGCTGCACCTCCTGCGCGGTGAGATCGGCGGCGCGGAGCTTGAGCGGGTCGAGCACGATCGAGAGCGCGCGTGTGTCGCCGCCGAGGAGCTTCACGTCGCCGACGCCCTTGATGCTCTGGAGCTCGCGCTTGATCGTGGTGTCGGCGAGCTCGGCGAGCTCGATCGGCGTGCGTACGCCCTTCGGGCTCTGCACCGCGATCAGGACGATGGGGGCCGCGTTCGGGTTCCACGTCTCGATGCGGGCGGGGCGCGCCACCGGCGGCAGCTCGTCGGACAGGCGCGCGAGGCGGTCGCGCACGTCGTTCGCGGCCTCGACCTGGCTCTTCGAGAGCTGGAACTGCGCCCAGATCATCACGAGCCCCTCGGACGAGAACGAGTCGAGGCGATCGAGCCCGCCGACGGTGCCGAGCGCGTTCTCGACCCGGGTCGCGATCTCGCTCTCGACCTGCTCCGCGGAGAGCCCCGGCGCCGCGATCGTGACGCTGACGAAGCCGACCTCGATGTTCGGGAAGCGCTCGACCGGCATCTTCCCGAGGCCGTTGAGGCCGAGGACGACGAACGTGAGGACGAGCACCCAGGTGAAGACCGGGCGCCGGATGCAGAGCGCGACGAGGGCGCTCACGGCGCGGCCCGTCCGTCGATGAAGTCGATCTTCGCGAGCGCGAGCGCACGCATGACGAAGGCCTCGACGTACTCGTTCCTGGCGCGCGCGAGATCGGTCTCCGCGAGCACGACGTTGAGCGGGAGCGCGGTGCCGGTCTCGCTCTCGACCCGGCGCGCCTTCGCGAGCGCGACCGCGCGCTCCACGCGGTCGCGCGCTCGCCGCGCGCGCGCGGTCGCGGCGGTGAGGATCCCGACCGCCCCTTGTCGCTCGCCGTCGAGGCGGCGACGCGCGTCGGCGAGGCGCGCCTCGAACGCGGCCTGCTCCTGCCGCGCCTGGCTCGCGCGCGCGCCGCCGGCGGTGGCCTGCGAGAGCGACCACTCGAGCTGCACGCCGACGTCCCACGATGGGACGAAGACGAGCCTCGTCGCGACGAAGACGCGCGGGTTCGGCGCGGCCATGTCGCCGCTCGCGTAGACGGAGAGGCTGGGGAGGCGCTGCCACGCGACCGCGTCCGCGCGCTCGGCCGCCGCGCGCGTCTGCTCGGAGAGGGACGCGAGCCGCGGCGGCACCGCCGGCGCGACCGGCACCCGCGTCGACGCGAGGGCGTCGTCGTCGAAGGAGATGTCCGGCACGACGAGCTGCTTGTCGCGCAGCTCGGGGACGTACGTGCGGAGGGAGGCCTCCGCGCCGGCGAGCTCCCCCTTCGCGAGCTCGAGGCCCATCACCGCCGCGTCGAGCGCGGTCTCGAAGGCGAGCACGTCGTTGTGCGCGACGGTGCCGGCCTTCTCGCGGTTCCGCTGATCGACCGCGTTGTTCTCCGCCGCCTTCACGAGCTCGGTCGCGTTCCGCACCGCGAGCGTGCGGCTCCAGTAGTCGAGGAACGCCGCCCGCGCCTCGTACGCGATCTGCGCGCGCGCGGTCACGACGTCGATCGCGGCCGCCTCGGCGGTGTGCCCCGCCGAACGCGCGGTCGCGGCGAGGGACATGAACGCGTCGGTGAGCGGGACGACCACGCTCGCGCGCCCCGCGACCTGGTTGAGGAGCTGCGGGAACGTGAAGCCGTCGAACGTGCGGTACTGCGCCGGGATGCTGCTGAGCCGCGCGTAGCGCGCGTTGAGGCGGAGCTCGGGGACGCGCGCCCAGTCCGCCGCCGAGGCCGCCGCCTCCGCGGCCTCGCGCGCGGCGACGGCGGCGCCGATCGTCGGATGGGAGCGGAGCGCCATCTCGGTGACCTTGCGCTCGTCGATCGCCTGCGTCGCGATCGGGGGCGCGGCTTCCGGGGCGGCCTCCTCCGCCGCGGCCGAGCCCGAGAGGAGCACGATCGCGAGGGTGAGCGCGCGCGGCTTCACGGCGTCACCTCCTCGCCGAGCTTGAAGTCCGGCTGCGGCGCCTTCACGAGCTTGTCGCCGTTCTTGAGCCCGCGCCGCACGAAGACGCGATCGCCCTCGAAGCGCGCGACGGCGAGGAGCCGCTCGGTGAGCTTGCCGTCCTCGATCACCCACGCGCGGCTGAGGCCGGCGGTGCTGGTCGTCGCCGAGCGAGGGACCTCGACGAGGTCCTCTTCTTCGCCGGTCTCGAGCGCGGCGGGGAGCACCGCGCCGGGGAGCGGCGCGGGATCGGGCACCTCCGAGAGCTTCGCCTCGACGAGGCGCGAGCTGCCCGCGCCGACGAGGCCGGGCGTCGAGCGCACGACCTGGCCGCGGATCGTCTTGCCGCCGAACGCGACGGTGACGTTGCGGCCGAGGGCGACCTTGTCCGCGTCGAACTGCGAGACGTCGAAGCGGATGCGGAGCTCGGAGGGATCGACCACGCGGAGGAGCGGCGCGTTCGGCGCCGCCATCTGGCCGATCTCGACGAACCGCTCGAACACGACGCCGTCGAACGGCGCCCGGATCGCCTTGTCGCCGAGCGCGGCCGACGCCTGCCCCGCCATCGCGTTGAGCTCGTTGACGCGGAGGAGGTCGGCGCGCGCGTCGGCGACCGCGCGGTCGTAGCTCGCCTGCGCGGCGGCGACGTTCGTCTTCGTCCGCGCCATCTCGCGCTCGCTCATCGATCCTTGCGCGAAGAGCTTCTCCGCCCGTTGCGCCGCGTCGTTCGCGCTGTCGAGCTCCGCCTTCGCCGCGACGACCGCCGGCATCGCGCCGGGATCGCGCGCGCCGGCGATGCGCGCGGCGGCCTGGCTCGCGCTCGCGGCCGCGGCCTGCGAGGCGAACGCGAGCTCCGCGGCGCCGAGCTTCACGAGCACGTCGCCGCTCTTCACTTTCTGCCCGACCTCGTACGCGTACGCGTCGACGCGACCGCCGCGCGACGACGACACGGTCGCGTCCCGCGGCGCCACGATCGTCCCCGCGTAGGCGAGCGTCTTCGGGAGCCTCTTCGTGACGACGGGCGTCGTCTCCGGCGCCTTCCGCTTGGGCGGCGGCGCCTCCTTGTCCGGTCCCTTCGCGGCCGAGCACGCGACCAGCGCGACGAGCGCCAGGATCGATCGACGTTGCATGGCGCCGATCTATGCGCCCTCGTGCACGTCTCGCGGACGCCGCCGACCAATCGGGGCGCCCGGCGGGCGAACCGGGCGCCGGCGCGGGTCAGTCCTTGTCTTCGAGCGAGACGCCGTAGAGGCCGCGCTTCTTGAGAAGGTCGCGGAGGTGGTGGCGCGCGATGTCGGCCTGCCGCGACGCGGCGGAGAGGTTGCCGCGGCAGCTCTTCATCAGCAGCGTGAGGTAGGCCTTCTCGAAGCGCTCGATCGCGCGGTCCTTCGCGACGGAGAAGGTCCCCGAGAGATCGAGCGGATCGCGCTCGCTCGCGGTGCCGCGGAAGCCGTTGCCCTCGCCCGCGAAGTCGCCGCGGCGGATGACGCCGCCCTGCGCGATCGCCGCCGCGCGGAGGAGCGCGTTGTTGAGCTCGCGCACGTTCCCCGGCCACGGCAACGACGCGAAGAGCTCGAGCGCGTCGACGTCGATCATCACGTCGGAGCCGGCGCGGGCGAGGAGCTTCGCGCAGATGAGGGGGAAGTCCTCCTTCCGCTGGCGGAGCGGCGGGACCACGACGCGGACCTGCGCGAGGCGGTGGTAGAGGTCCTCGCGGAAGAGCCCGCGCTCGATCGCGTTGCGCACGTCGGTGCGGCTCGCGGAGAGGACGCGCACGTCGATCGGCACCGGCGCGCTGCCGCCGACGCGCAGCACCTCGCGCCGCTCGAGGATGCGGAGGATCTTCGTCTGGAGCGCGCTCGAGAGCTCGGCGATGCCGTCGATGAAGACGCTGCCGCCGTGCGCGCTCTCGAAGAGGCCGACCCGGATCTCGGCGGCCGCCTCGCCGAAGAGCATCGGCTCCGCGAGCTCGTCCGGGATCGCGCTCGTGTCGATGACGACGAAGGGTTTGTTCGCGCGCGGCGAGGCGGCGTGGATCGCGCGCGCGATCTCCTCCTTCCCCGAGCCGGTCTCGCCCTGGAGGAGGATCGCGAGGTCGAGCGGCGCGATGCGATCGAGGGTCGAGAAGAGCTCGCGCATCGGCTTGGAGCGGCCGACGATCTCACCGAACGACTCGCGCTCCCGCTCCGACATCGGCGGGGCGGCGTCCTCGACGTCGACGCGGAGGAGGGTGTCGCCGATCGTGATCTCGCCGCCGATCGCGAGCTCGACGTCGGCGACGCGGTGCGCCCCGAGCCAGGTCCCGTTCGTGCTGCCGACGTCGCGCACGCGGACGCGATCGTCGTTGCGCGTGAGCTCGAGGTGGGCCGCGCTCACGCGCGGATCGTCGACCACGAAGTCGTTCGTCGGGTGGCGCCCCACGGTCGTGCTCGAGCGGACGACGGCGAAGGAAGCGCCCTTGGAGGGACCGGTCACCGCGATCAGCTTCGGGACCGCGGTCGTGCGGGGGACCACGGGCGGGTTCGCGATCGTCGTCCCGCGGAGCCTACTGCTCATTGCATCAACGATATGGTTTCCACCGCACCGGAGGCAACGAGAGACATTTCACGCGTTTTGTCCGACGCGCCGCGGTGTTTGCGAGTAAAAGGTGCACCGATGAGCATACGTGGTCGAGCCCGCCCCGGCGGAGCCCACACCAAGGAGCTCTTGGCGCTCGCGGGGCGGTGGATCGAATCCTGGCGCGTCACGGCGCGGGCGAAGTCGGCGGGGGTCGACTTCATCGCCGGCCTCACCGTCGCCGCGGTAGCCCTCCCGCTCAACATCGGCCTCGCGATCGCGAGCGGCATGCCGCCGAGCTCCGCGCTCTTCGCCGGCGCGCTCGGCGGCTTCCTCGGCGGCGTCCTCGGCTCGTCGCAGCACATGGTCTCCGGCCCCTCCGTGCCGCTGAGCGTGATGTTGCTCGCGCTCGCGCACGACTTCGGCGTCACCGGCGTCGCCGCGGCGGCGGTCCTGATGGGCATCGCGCAGCTCGTCATGGGCTTCACGCGCGCGGGCCGCGTCGCGAAGTACGTGCCGGAGTCGGTCCTCGCCGGCTTCACGACCGGGGTCGGGCTCCGCCTCCTCAGCTCGCAGTTCCCCGAGCTCCTCGGTTTTCCCGAAGTAGTCGATTGGGCGCCCGATCACCACCCCGACACGATCGACATCGTCTCGATGATGCATCGCCCGCGGTGGCTCCACGACGTGTCGTGGAGCGCGGCCATCTGCGGGATCTTCGTCATCTTCGTCGTGACCGCCACCCGCTCGCTGCGCCGCTTCCCCGCCGCGATCGTCAGCATCGCGCTCGTCACGTTCGTGTCGGTCTACCTCCGGTGGGACGTCGAGCGCGTCGGGAGCGTCGGTGAGGTGTCGTCGGTCCTCCCGCAGTTGACGTTCCCGGTCGTGCGCGACGAGGACTGGCTCGACCTCCTCATCCGCGTGATCCCGATCGCGCTCCTCGGCTCGACGGAGACGCTCCTCTCCGCGCGCGCGGCGGACCGGATGGCCGACACGAAGACGCCGCACGATCCGAACGTGGAGCTCGTCGGACACGGCTTCTCCAACATCGCGTGCGGCCTCGTCGCCGGCATGCCGGTGACCGGCGCGGCCGCGCGCTCGGGCGTCAACGTCCAGAGCGGCGCGCGCACGCGGCTCTCCGCGGTCTTCCACGCCCTGATCATGGTCGGGGCGGTCATGTTCCTGAGCCACGCGATCGGCCAGATCCCGCTCGCGGCCCTCGCCGGCCTCCTCTGCATCATCGGCTGGCGCCTCATCGACGTCGGCATGCTCCTCCAGCTGGTGCGGACCGACCGGCTCGCCGCGCTCGCGTTCCTCGTCGCCACCGCCGGCACCGTGACCGGCAACCTCCTCACCGGCCTCGCGCTCGGGCTCGCGCTCCACTTCTTCGATCAGTGGCTCCATCGCCACGAGCGCGCCGCGGTCACCGCGCTCGAGGAGAACAAGCGGAAGGGCATCCGCGCGGTGCTGACGAAGGAGGCCGCGGAGGCGCGCCGGCCCGCCCACTTCGAGCACCTCCCGTCGGAGTACCGCAAGTGGCTCGGCCAGATCCGCGAGGAGCCCCTCGTCGCGCGGAGCGCCTACGTGCACCCCGCCGCGACCGTGATCGGACGTGTCGTCGTCGGCGATCGCGCGCACATCGCCGCGGACACGTCGGTGCGCGCGGACGAGGGCGCGCCGTTCCACATCGGTCCGAACACGAACCTCCAGGACGGCGTCGTCCTCCACGCGTTGAAGGACAAGCGCGTCGTCGTCGCGGGCGAGCCGTGGGCGATCTACGTCGGCAAGAACGTGTCGATCGCGCACGACGCCCTCGTCCACGGCCCTTGTTACATCGGCGACGAGACGTTCGTCGGCTTCAAGGCGGTCGTGCACGACTCGGTCGTCGGCGCGCACTGCTTCATCGGCATCGGCGCGGTCGTCGTCGGGGTCGAGATCCCGAGCCACCGCTTCGTCCCGCACGGCCGCATCGTCGACAGCGCCGACGCGGTCGCGGCACTGCCGCCGGTGAGCGAGGCGCACGCCGAGTTCAACGAGGACGTCGTCGAGGTGAACCGCGGCCTCGCGGTCGCGTACCACGCGCTCGACAGGGAACAGACGCAGCGCGCGCTCGACGACGACGACGACCGCGCACGGTTCGGACCGCTCTGGGACTTCCCGTGGGCGACCGACCTTCCGAAGGAGAGGTTCTGAATGTTGCCGATCGGCATCGTCATTGGGGTGGCCCTCTTCCTCGTCTACGTGCTCGCGAAGTCGAGCTTCCGCGTCGAGGAGGGGCACCTCGCCGTGCTCGTGGAGTTCGGCAAGGCGCATCATCGCGTCGAGGAGAAGACGGGCAAGCGCGTCCTCCGGACGTACAAGCCCGGCCTCCACTGGAAGCGGCCGTGGGAGCGCGTCGTCGACGTCTCGATGAAGGAGCAGACGCTCGACCTCAACAAGGAGAGCGGCGGCGGCACCGCGATGGCGGCGGACGGCACGATCCTCCGCCTCGACTCGTTCGTTCGCTACGTGCCGGTCGAGGGCGACCTCTACGAGCACCTCTTCGGCCTCGAGCGTCCGATCGATCACATCACCGGCCTCTTCACCTGCCTCCTCCGAAACGAAATTGCCAATTTCCACGGCAAAAGCGGACCGGAGCCGAGGGAGGAGGCGCCCCTCTCGACGCGCTTCGACTTCGCCGACCAGGCCGGCTCGTACGCGCTCATCCGCCGCGAGCGCCGGCTCCTCAACGAGCGGATCGAGTCGTTCTGTCGCGAGCGCATCGACAACCAGTACGGCGTCCGCTTCAACGCCGTCGACCTCGCCGACATCCTGCCGCCCGACGAGCTCGCCGACGCGCTCAACGCGGTCATCCAGGCGCACAGCGAGGCGGAGGCGCTCCTCCACCGGACCGAGGCCGAGTGCCAGCAGCGCATCCTCGCCGCGGAGCGCGGGATCGCGATCTACACCGCGCGCTCGAAGGCGATCGAGGTGGAGATCGAGACGCTCGCGAGGTTCCTCGCCGAGCTCGACGAGAGGGGCGTGCTCGACGCCTACGTCGCGCGCCGCCGGGCGGAGGTCACGAGCGAGTCGCGCACGTTGTTCCTGAAGGAGAACGCGGAATGAACCCGGACACCCTTCAGCT contains:
- a CDS encoding sigma 54-dependent Fis family transcriptional regulator; its protein translation is MSSRLRGTTIANPPVVPRTTAVPKLIAVTGPSKGASFAVVRSSTTVGRHPTNDFVVDDPRVSAAHLELTRNDDRVRVRDVGSTNGTWLGAHRVADVELAIGGEITIGDTLLRVDVEDAAPPMSERERESFGEIVGRSKPMRELFSTLDRIAPLDLAILLQGETGSGKEEIARAIHAASPRANKPFVVIDTSAIPDELAEPMLFGEAAAEIRVGLFESAHGGSVFIDGIAELSSALQTKILRILERREVLRVGGSAPVPIDVRVLSASRTDVRNAIERGLFREDLYHRLAQVRVVVPPLRQRKEDFPLICAKLLARAGSDVMIDVDALELFASLPWPGNVRELNNALLRAAAIAQGGVIRRGDFAGEGNGFRGTASERDPLDLSGTFSVAKDRAIERFEKAYLTLLMKSCRGNLSAASRQADIARHHLRDLLKKRGLYGVSLEDKD
- a CDS encoding SPFH domain-containing protein, yielding MLPIGIVIGVALFLVYVLAKSSFRVEEGHLAVLVEFGKAHHRVEEKTGKRVLRTYKPGLHWKRPWERVVDVSMKEQTLDLNKESGGGTAMAADGTILRLDSFVRYVPVEGDLYEHLFGLERPIDHITGLFTCLLRNEIANFHGKSGPEPREEAPLSTRFDFADQAGSYALIRRERRLLNERIESFCRERIDNQYGVRFNAVDLADILPPDELADALNAVIQAHSEAEALLHRTEAECQQRILAAERGIAIYTARSKAIEVEIETLARFLAELDERGVLDAYVARRRAEVTSESRTLFLKENAE
- a CDS encoding efflux RND transporter permease subunit, whose protein sequence is MSALVALCIRRPVFTWVLVLTFVVLGLNGLGKMPVERFPNIEVGFVSVTIAAPGLSAEQVESEIATRVENALGTVGGLDRLDSFSSEGLVMIWAQFQLSKSQVEAANDVRDRLARLSDELPPVARPARIETWNPNAAPIVLIAVQSPKGVRTPIELAELADTTIKRELQSIKGVGDVKLLGGDTRALSIVLDPLKLRAADLTAQEVQQALARENLEAPGGNLADGDSLLGVRLAGKARTAAELGQVVVARRGDLAVRIEDVGRVEDGPLPPDSVATRGGKPTVIVAVAKQPGANTVGVVDEVKDRLTVASGFLPDGVEAVVVQDNSEDVRASLRAVTEHLVLGAVLAAVVVLLFLRSWRATLIAGLAIPASIVGTFMLAQAFGITLNLLSLLGLTLAVGIVIDDAIVVVENVSRVLDANPGMPPSEAALRATREIALAVLATTLSLVAVFLPVATMEGIVGRYLAPFGLTMSASILLSMAIAFTLTPMLSARWLKPHASAAERQHYVAHDRLLDRIYGGALGWLLRRRWVAAIAIVLALVSIVPLGGMVPATFVPTEDSGRFTTYVRLPENASIEATAQVAEELATKLRALPDVKDTVMTTLSTREATIVSHLARLGVQEATMQRARSELLGDGKLPYLLMFGPTDDLNFPGPDGASIQFVVRGSELDELGRITAKLLEEAKKIPGTVDHGLTTSGKKPELTVSVDRAVASRLGVAQADVGEALALIERRGVDVGNVRDTNSRADVSLKLRLRVESDSMGNDELVRALTVRGRSGALIPLSDIATTTIAEGPGMIRRVGRQRQVTLFMNTRSGTSDTDVIAALEQKMKEIEPTGRYRGEVIGNAKEMEKAFNAFLVAIVLSFAFMYLVLAAQFESWVHPVTILSSLPLTMPFGVFALFVGGQSLNLFSALGFLVLFGVVKKNSILQVDRIIQLRGEGIPRGEAVLRACLDRLRPILMTTLAFVAGMLPLIVSSGPGAATNRAISVGVLGGQTLSLALTLLVTPILYTWLDDVATWRTRRRALRAGAAVPA
- a CDS encoding TolC family protein; the protein is MKPRALTLAIVLLSGSAAAEEAAPEAAPPIATQAIDERKVTEMALRSHPTIGAAVAAREAAEAAASAADWARVPELRLNARYARLSSIPAQYRTFDGFTFPQLLNQVAGRASVVVPLTDAFMSLAATARSAGHTAEAAAIDVVTARAQIAYEARAAFLDYWSRTLAVRNATELVKAAENNAVDQRNREKAGTVAHNDVLAFETALDAAVMGLELAKGELAGAEASLRTYVPELRDKQLVVPDISFDDDALASTRVPVAPAVPPRLASLSEQTRAAAERADAVAWQRLPSLSVYASGDMAAPNPRVFVATRLVFVPSWDVGVQLEWSLSQATAGGARASQARQEQAAFEARLADARRRLDGERQGAVGILTAATARARRARDRVERAVALAKARRVESETGTALPLNVVLAETDLARARNEYVEAFVMRALALAKIDFIDGRAAP
- a CDS encoding histidine kinase; the encoded protein is MSLAAPRVRLNLPQAFVVSYLVWLLPGLVRWLTGFNVATRVVAYGAAWSFILFVLALAAIANVYRVLSARRCSFVFAASVSVLSTIPVVALAYVVDMLITKADPSLSCILMLEQTATLGTALATSLADGIGICLLLAAVVFLPVFARAHQERLRELELVQRDADLLRVRAHLEPHFVLNSLNAVAGMLEEEPAQARELLAALGDLFRDAVRCRATHRVADEIEWLRRYVMIHELRHPDMLRASWEVDEDCLDLECPALILQPLVENAVKHGALRGGGHLVVRSSCKGGVLAFTVEDDGPELGGPRDGGQGLSIVRRRLALEELPESAFELVREAGRTIARVCLPVRAHHA
- a CDS encoding efflux RND transporter periplasmic adaptor subunit, producing MQRRSILALVALVACSAAKGPDKEAPPPKRKAPETTPVVTKRLPKTLAYAGTIVAPRDATVSSSRGGRVDAYAYEVGQKVKSGDVLVKLGAAELAFASQAAAASASQAAARIAGARDPGAMPAVVAAKAELDSANDAAQRAEKLFAQGSMSEREMARTKTNVAAAQASYDRAVADARADLLRVNELNAMAGQASAALGDKAIRAPFDGVVFERFVEIGQMAAPNAPLLRVVDPSELRIRFDVSQFDADKVALGRNVTVAFGGKTIRGQVVRSTPGLVGAGSSRLVEAKLSEVPDPAPLPGAVLPAALETGEEEDLVEVPRSATTSTAGLSRAWVIEDGKLTERLLAVARFEGDRVFVRRGLKNGDKLVKAPQPDFKLGEEVTP